GGAGGCGATGATATCAAGATTATGTTCAATTACAATGATCGTATTTCCAAGTTCTCTTAACCTAAACAGTATTTTTAATAATTTCTTTACATCTGCAAAATGTAATCCTGTGGTAGGCTCATCCAAAATGTACATCGTGTTACCTGAATCCCTTTTTGATAGTTCGGTTGCTAATTTTATCCTTTGTGCTTCCCCTCCTGAAAGTGTAGTAGCAGCTTGACCTAGATGTAAATAACCCAAACCTACCTCATCCAACAGCTTTAACTTGTTTCGTATAGGGGTATTGTTTTTAAAGAACTCTAGCGCTTCTTCCACAGTCATATTTAGAACATCTGATATGTTTTTTCCTTTATATTTGACTGCCAAAGTTTCACTATTATATCGGCATCCTTTACATTGATCACATGTAATATATACATCGGGCAAGAATTGCATTTCTATTTTTCTAACCCCAGCTCCATCACACATATCGCATCTGCCTCCAGGCACATTGAATGAAAATCTACCCATCTTATATCCTCGCTCTTTTGATAATTGTGTTCTTGAAAACAAATCTCTTATGAAGGTAAAAGCATTTACATATGTAACAGCATTAGACCGTGGGGTTCTACCAATTGGAGATTGATCTATCCCTATAACTTTGTCAATCTGTTCTGTCCCCACAATACTCTGGTGCTTTCCGATTCTTGATTTGGATTTATAAAAATGATTGGTTAAATAGTTAAATAATATATCATTAACGAGTGTAGATTTACCAGATCCAGAAACACCTGTGACTACCGTAATTACACCTAATGGAAAAATGGGATTAATATCTTTAAGATTGTTCTCATTTGCACCAAAAACTTTGATAAATCGGTCTCCGATATTTTTGCGTTGAAGAGTTTCATTTACCACCGTTCTTCCAATTAAATAATCTGCGGTAAGAGAATCCTTACTTCTTAATATATCGTGAAGTTCTCCTTGCGCGACGACCTGTCCACCGTGTATTCCTGCCCTTGGGCCAATATCAACGATCCAGTCAGCATTTTTAATGACCTCCTCGTCATGCTCTACAACAATAACAGTGTTTCCAATTTCTCTCAATTTGAAGAGGGTGTTTATCAATAGCTTATTATCTCTTTGATGCAGTCCAATAGTTGGTTCGTCTAATACATATAGTACACCGGTCAAATTAGTTCCGATCTGGGTAGCTAATCTGATTCTTTGTGATTCGCCACCTGAGAGTGTACCTGCATTCCTATTCAGGTTCAAATAATTCAAACCAACATTTGATAGAAACTTTAACCTGCTATTTATCTCTTTTAATATTTGTTTTGAAATTATTAAATCATTATTATCGAGAGTAATGTTACTAAAGAATTCAATAGTTTTTTCTACAGGAAGGTTACAAATGTCCATAATCGATTTTCCACCTATCCTAACAGAGAGTACTTCTTTTTTCAACCTTTGACCACTGCATAGTTCACAGGGTTTTTCAATCATAAATTTTCTAATTTCTTCGCGTTTTGATTCCGAATCAGTTTCATTGAATATTCTTTGTAGATTGGAAATTACTCCTTCAAACCTACCCGAATACTCCCATGAACTATCACTCGACCTTGATGTATAATTATACTTTATCTTTGAATCTGTTCCATTTAGGATAACATTAATTTGTTCTTTGGTCATTCTGTCAATTGGAGTATTGAGGTTAAAACCGAATCTTTTACCCACGTCCTTTAGCATTGAGGTCCTAAAACTTGCAAAATGGCCCGCTGACCATGGTTTAATTGCACCATCTAAGATCGTTTTGGTCTTGTCGGGTATGATCAAGTCAACATCAAACTCTGTTTCAACTCCCAATCCATGGCAACTTGGGCAAGCGCCAAATGGAGAATTGAAGGAAAAAAATCTAGGTTCCATTTCTCCAATACTTATATTACAGAGAGGACATGAATTTCTTTGAGAAAATAAATATTCTTTCCCGTTGATCAAAGCCATGACGATACCGCCACCTTTTTCAATTGCGTTTTGTACTGCTTCGAAAACTCTATCTTTTTCTTCCAATGTTTTGTTATTCGATATTCTGTCGATAACAATCTCAATTGAATGCCTTAAATGTTTCTCCTTTGCCGAAATGATATCTAATTGCTTGCTATTAGCAATATCTATTATTTCCTTATCTACTCTGATCCGAGAATAGCCTTGTTCCTTTAGAGCTTCCATGGTCTTCTCGTATGTCCCTTTTTTTTCTCTAACAATAGGAGCCAAAACTAATAACATTCCATCAGGGATGTTACTATTAGTAAGATCAAGTATTGACGTAACTATCGACTCTACGGATTGGTAGGATATTTCTGTTCCGCATTTGGGACAATAAGGGATCCCAATTTTTGAAAACAACAATCTAAGGTAGTCATAAATCTCGGTAATTGTTCCAACGGTCGAGCGTGGATTTTTGTTGGTTGTTTTCTGTTGAATTGCTATTGCTGGCGACAGCCCATCGATCACATCTACATCAGGTTTGTCCATGATTTGCAAGAACTGTCTTGCATATGCCGATAGTGATTCTACGTATCTCCTCTGTCCCTCAGCGAAAATGGTATCAAACGCTAAGGTAGATTTCCCAGAACCGGACAAGCCTGTAATAACTACTAATTTATTCTTTGGAATTTCTAAGTTAAGATTTTTTAGATTGTGTTCCTTTGCTCCCTTAATTACAATTTTATTTTCCATTTTGGCTTAACTAGATTTCAGTTTTAACAAAATTTCATTTACCTTTTTGAGATGTTGTCTGTGTTCAATTGCTTTTTCAAACTCCAATTCCTCTGCAAATTTGTTCATCTGAGTCTCTATTTTGGTCGATAACTCTATTAAATCATTTCTAGTCATTGCTTTCAAATTAACCTCCAAGTTTGAGATATTTGAATTCTTTTGAGGGATCGGTTTTGTGATACTTTTAGGCTCAATTTTGTTTTCTAGATTAAATTCAATCTGTTTTTTGCGCCTTCTATTAGTTTCTATTACAGCTTCCTTTATGGATTTGGTCACCGAATTTGAATACATGATTACCTTCCCATCAATGTTCCTAGCAGCCCTTCCAAAGGTTTGAATAAGACTAGTATAATTTCTTAAGAACCCTTCTTTGTCAGCATCCAAAATAGCCACAAGCGAAACTTCAGGCAAGTCTAATCCTTCTCTTAACAGATTTATCCCAACTAACACATCAAACTCTCCTATCCTAAGCTGTCTAAGTAATTCAGTCCGTTCCAGCCCACTAATTTCCGAATGAATATACCTTACCTTAATCCCGTTTCTAGAGAGGTAGTCTGCCATATCTTCGGCCATCTTCTTAGTCAATGTCGTCACTAACGTTCTCTGCTTCTTTGAGACCCTTTCTTGAATCTGATAGATTAGATCTGAAATCTGACCTTGGGTTTTTTTTATTTCTATTTGAGGATCGACTAATCCTGTTGGCCTAACTAATTGCTCAACAAGATTATCATGGTTATTTATCTCATATTTTCCGGGCGTTGCGGATACATATATTACATGATTAAGATATTTTTCAAACTCTTCAAACTTTAGAGGTCGGTTATCAAATGCACTTGGTAATCGGAACCCATAATCTATCAATGTTTTTTTCCTTGAATAATCTCCTTTGTACATTCCCATAATTTGAGGTAAAGTTACATGAGATTCATCTATGACTAACAGGAAATCTTTATCAAAAAAATCTAATAGACAATAAGCCGGTTGACCCCTCTTTCTCCCATCAAAGTGCCTTGAATAATTCTCTATTCCGCTGCAATATCCTAGTTCCGATAGCATTTCGAGATCATAATTTGTCCTAGATAGCAACCTTTGCCTTTCAAGTTCGGAGGGCAATTTGGGGTACCATTCTTCCAATTCTTTCTTTATTGATACGAGTGCCCTTTTCTGACTATCTTGATCTACAATATAGTGTTTGGCAGGAAAAATGATTATCGAATCTAATTCTTTTTTTATATCTTTAGTCAGTTTATCGATCATTGTAATTTTTTCTATATGATGTCCGAAAAGACTAATCCTTATTATATCATCAGAATATCCTGGAATAATATCTATTATGTCTCCTTTGGTACTAAAAGATCCGCTTGTCAAATTCATATCATTTCTTTCATATCTTATTTTTATTAAATTCCTGATAATACTTCTTCTATCTATCTCCATCTCCTTCTTAAGTGTAAGAGATTGCTCTCTCCATTCATGGGGTGAACCCAATGAATAGATACATGAAACAGTGGCGATGATAATTGTCGGTTCCCCTGACAATAACATTGATGTTGATTCGAGACGCATTTGTTCGATTTTTTCATTTATTTCAGTATCCTTTTCTATATAGGTATCAGTTTGAGGCAAATAACTTTCTGGTTGGTAATAATCATAAAAGCTCACAAAGTACCCTACATTGTTATTTGGGAAAAATTCCTTAAACTCAGTATATAGTTGAGCGGACAAAGTTTTGTTGTGTGATATTACCAATGTATTTTTATTGTATTTGGCTATTACATTGGCAACTGTATACGTTTTACCACTGCCAGTAACTCCTAGAAGTATCTGTCTTTTTTTCTTTTTTTCTAATCCATCTATCAATCCTCTAATTGCATTTGGCTGATCTCCACTGGGCACTAGATTGTTTGATAATTGAAAATTGCCCAAGACTTACTACCTCAAATATAACTCATAAACCATGTCACTTACCAATAAGAATCTGTTAAACAATTTTATCTAAATCTATATATTCTAGCGGCTAGATAATATTTTGCATTCTCATAACTTAAGAAAATTTTGACAAGGCATGAACTGGAGAAATCTTGGAACCTTTGTAAGCCGGATACAGTCCAGAAAAAATACTCAAAACTATAACGGTTATACCAATTTTTGATATTTCTATGATATTAAAAACTGGATAAATATCTAGGGGTAGATTGAGAAAGTAAAGAAAGCCACTAAGAAGAATGTGAGAACCTAAAAACCCAAATACAATTCCTACCATTGCTCCAATTATCCCCAGAAATACAGATTCCATTAAGAACATTCCAAGTATAACACGATTTGTTCCACCTAATGCCTTAATTATCCCGATTTCCCTGGTTCTTTCGACTACTGAGGTGTAAATGGTGATGATTATCCCAATGGAGCCTACTATCAGAGAAAATATAGCAATACTTGAAATAAATGTGCTAATTCCAATGATGAATTTAGTCAGACTTTTTATAATTTCAAGTGAATTAAGAATGGTTACCTGATTATTAAAGTACTTTTGAACAACTTTTACAATGTTGTCTACTTTGTCAATATTGTCATATGTTAAAAATAACAGATCATAGTCATCTGATTTTTCCAGAATTTCTTTTCCTTTTTGAACGTCAATGAAGATGGAGTTGTCTAGGAGAGGATTTCCTGTGGAGTTTATTATTCCTAATACTGCAAAAGTGCTATTAATAGATAAGTCTGATTTGCCGCTAGTAAGCCCTTTTAAATTACTTAATGTTACCTCATTTTTATTATCTATGAATTGGTTCCTTTCTTGGTTTTCTGCAGCGTTGTTGATTATTTGATCAGAAGTATTCATGAATATTTTTTCACTTATTTTCTGAGGGATTACGACATAATTTTGAGATGCTAAATCTAGACCATCAAGTCCTTTGTTTAAATCAGGGATTATGTTAGTCAAGTTATTAAAGTCTACGGCCAAAACATTAGTTACTTGGGAATGATTTTGATAATTTAACATTACTACACCCTGAAAAGCCGGATTTATCATTTGAACGCCGGGAATCTCATTCAAGTATTGCATGGCTTTATCATCAAAAGGGATATTTTTTCCAACCAAGGTCATGTTTTGGTCGAAAAGCACTTGCAGTTTATTTCGTATGCCATCTATACTTGACCCTTGTATTTTATCAGTATTTGATATAACTATCTGATTAGGAAGAATTTTCTTAAAATTTTGTTCTACAAAGTATATTAAACCTTGAGATAGGCTATTAAGAGAAACTAATAATCCGCAACCCATTATGATCATAAGGATAGTAAGAGCATTCCTTGTTTTTCTCTCCTTAATGGAGCTGTATG
This Candidatus Nitrosocosmicus oleophilus DNA region includes the following protein-coding sequences:
- the uvrA gene encoding excinuclease ABC subunit UvrA, which codes for MENKIVIKGAKEHNLKNLNLEIPKNKLVVITGLSGSGKSTLAFDTIFAEGQRRYVESLSAYARQFLQIMDKPDVDVIDGLSPAIAIQQKTTNKNPRSTVGTITEIYDYLRLLFSKIGIPYCPKCGTEISYQSVESIVTSILDLTNSNIPDGMLLVLAPIVREKKGTYEKTMEALKEQGYSRIRVDKEIIDIANSKQLDIISAKEKHLRHSIEIVIDRISNNKTLEEKDRVFEAVQNAIEKGGGIVMALINGKEYLFSQRNSCPLCNISIGEMEPRFFSFNSPFGACPSCHGLGVETEFDVDLIIPDKTKTILDGAIKPWSAGHFASFRTSMLKDVGKRFGFNLNTPIDRMTKEQINVILNGTDSKIKYNYTSRSSDSSWEYSGRFEGVISNLQRIFNETDSESKREEIRKFMIEKPCELCSGQRLKKEVLSVRIGGKSIMDICNLPVEKTIEFFSNITLDNNDLIISKQILKEINSRLKFLSNVGLNYLNLNRNAGTLSGGESQRIRLATQIGTNLTGVLYVLDEPTIGLHQRDNKLLINTLFKLREIGNTVIVVEHDEEVIKNADWIVDIGPRAGIHGGQVVAQGELHDILRSKDSLTADYLIGRTVVNETLQRKNIGDRFIKVFGANENNLKDINPIFPLGVITVVTGVSGSGKSTLVNDILFNYLTNHFYKSKSRIGKHQSIVGTEQIDKVIGIDQSPIGRTPRSNAVTYVNAFTFIRDLFSRTQLSKERGYKMGRFSFNVPGGRCDMCDGAGVRKIEMQFLPDVYITCDQCKGCRYNSETLAVKYKGKNISDVLNMTVEEALEFFKNNTPIRNKLKLLDEVGLGYLHLGQAATTLSGGEAQRIKLATELSKRDSGNTMYILDEPTTGLHFADVKKLLKILFRLRELGNTIIVIEHNLDIIASADWIIDLGPEGGNKGGQIIATGTPEEISENNSSYTGQYLKEKMRTLSEKELVVKKNR
- the uvrB gene encoding excinuclease ABC subunit UvrB, with product MGNFQLSNNLVPSGDQPNAIRGLIDGLEKKKKRQILLGVTGSGKTYTVANVIAKYNKNTLVISHNKTLSAQLYTEFKEFFPNNNVGYFVSFYDYYQPESYLPQTDTYIEKDTEINEKIEQMRLESTSMLLSGEPTIIIATVSCIYSLGSPHEWREQSLTLKKEMEIDRRSIIRNLIKIRYERNDMNLTSGSFSTKGDIIDIIPGYSDDIIRISLFGHHIEKITMIDKLTKDIKKELDSIIIFPAKHYIVDQDSQKRALVSIKKELEEWYPKLPSELERQRLLSRTNYDLEMLSELGYCSGIENYSRHFDGRKRGQPAYCLLDFFDKDFLLVIDESHVTLPQIMGMYKGDYSRKKTLIDYGFRLPSAFDNRPLKFEEFEKYLNHVIYVSATPGKYEINNHDNLVEQLVRPTGLVDPQIEIKKTQGQISDLIYQIQERVSKKQRTLVTTLTKKMAEDMADYLSRNGIKVRYIHSEISGLERTELLRQLRIGEFDVLVGINLLREGLDLPEVSLVAILDADKEGFLRNYTSLIQTFGRAARNIDGKVIMYSNSVTKSIKEAVIETNRRRKKQIEFNLENKIEPKSITKPIPQKNSNISNLEVNLKAMTRNDLIELSTKIETQMNKFAEELEFEKAIEHRQHLKKVNEILLKLKSS
- a CDS encoding ABC transporter permease, whose product is MDFKEILFLTYSSIKERKTRNALTILMIIMGCGLLVSLNSLSQGLIYFVEQNFKKILPNQIVISNTDKIQGSSIDGIRNKLQVLFDQNMTLVGKNIPFDDKAMQYLNEIPGVQMINPAFQGVVMLNYQNHSQVTNVLAVDFNNLTNIIPDLNKGLDGLDLASQNYVVIPQKISEKIFMNTSDQIINNAAENQERNQFIDNKNEVTLSNLKGLTSGKSDLSINSTFAVLGIINSTGNPLLDNSIFIDVQKGKEILEKSDDYDLLFLTYDNIDKVDNIVKVVQKYFNNQVTILNSLEIIKSLTKFIIGISTFISSIAIFSLIVGSIGIIITIYTSVVERTREIGIIKALGGTNRVILGMFLMESVFLGIIGAMVGIVFGFLGSHILLSGFLYFLNLPLDIYPVFNIIEISKIGITVIVLSIFSGLYPAYKGSKISPVHALSKFS